TGGTCAACATTGGATGTCCTACTTATGTTATATGGGTATCTAGGGAACCAAAAGGAGCTGGAAAGAATTTGGAACATCATTCAAGAACTCCCCTCCGTTAGGTCTAAAAGTTACATGCTAGCCATTGAAGCATTTGGTAGAATAGGACAGCTAAACCGAGCTGAAGAAATTTGGTTAGAAATGAAATCATCCAAAGGATTGAAATCTGTAGAGCAATTCAATTCAATGATCTCTGTATACTGCAAGCATGGATTTGTCGACAAAGCAGCTAGACTGTACAAAGATATGAAGGCAAATGGGTGTAAACCAAATGCCATAACTTATCGTCAACTTGCTCTGGGCTGCTTGAGATCTGGTATGGCAGAGCAAGCTTTAAAGACCTTAGATTTGGGTTTGCGTTTGACAATTAGCAAGAGGGTTAGAAATTCAACCCCGTGGTTGGAGACCACTCTTTCAATTGTTGAGATTTTTGCTGAAAAAGGTGATGTGGAAAATGTTGAGAGATTGTTTGAAGAATTTCATAAAGCAAAGTATTGTAGATATACTTTTGTATATAATACCTTGATTAAGGCTTATGTAAAAGCTAAGATTTATGATCCAAATCTTTTGAAAAGAATGATTCTTGGGGGAGCTAGACCAGATGCTGAAACCTACAGTCTTTTAAAAATTGCTGAACAATTTCGAACTTGATTTTGGATGACAATTTTCACTAAGTTACCTGTACTTTGTTTTCTTTCTGTCTACTACATATGTATCAATTGTGGGACAACGAGTCAATAAGACGCAAGAGATATTAAGAATCATGTACCATTTCTCATAAAGCTCTTTGTTTGCCTTTTACAACTGATAATGTGAAGAAGCTGAGAGCATAATCTGTATATTTGATAAATACCGAGATCGAATAGGCTCATTTATAATCCAAATCTATTAACATTATGCTTCCATctgaattaatttaattttcgaAGTACTTTCTCAAATTATGTTTGATACCTCCTAGGCCATGGGTCAAGGTGAGGACAAGGGCAGCACATTGCAAATGTTCTTAGTGTAATCATGCCGGCTCTATACCTAGGAGATATAGTGGGACTGTCTAGCACAGACATCCCCAAGCATACCTCAATGATCAAGTCAGGGAGGTAGCCTGTGAAGCAATATGGATGAGTGGGATAACACTAGCATTTGCTATCTCACTATCATCTAACAactggattttttttatgttgtattAGTGGATGTAGAGATGTTATGagccaacaaatattttttttcattttttttatatatttattcattttcctTTAGGGTATACATTTTTTTGttgcattgtatttttttttcttttgcaaatttattaTCATCTTTTAAATCTGAAGTTCAAGTTATTATCCAAAGTATCAGAATTCTGAGAAGAGATGCTAATCACATCTAATTGATGAGGCCAAACATTATATAGTTCAAGAACTAAAGGGATGTTCCAAAGAAATAATACATGATAATAAGAAAAGGATATTGAAAGATTCCAAGATGCTTTTATTTATAGTAATGATATTTGCCTAACTAATCAACTAACTGCCTGAGTAAATCTCAACCCTTGATAACTTCCAAATTATTGTGAACTGTTGATGACTATGTTAACCTATTTGATGCTTAGCATGAAGTTCTTTCATGAGTTTCATCGGAATTCTTTTGCCATTTTAGCATTTCGGCTTAGGTagatgatatattttggttgaaataacctttctttctttcaaatacttaaaaaaatatatgttctctctcaattttcttatttccttTTTCCTCGTTTCTaagtaatcattttcttttaactcACATTTAAAAGTGATAGGTTGATATatgttgggtttttaataaacttaaatgtattaaccACTATAGGTAACTAGCCGTTGTAAGAAACTAGCCGTTGTGAGTGGTTAATGCACTAGCCGTTAGAGTCTAGGTAGTTAATGAGTTAGCCGTTTATAGCCGTTTATAGTTGTTTATAGCTGTTGAGAGTACAATGATGAGGAAATGtgggtctataaatataatgtattgtaagaacaacaacaacaacaagaggtgaataaagttttttcacaAGTTTATAGAGTTGTTGTCTAacaaagtggtatcaagagccagtTAGCTTGAGTGTTTGAgtggaaaaaagagagagctagAGAGTTTGAGAAAAGAGAGCTAGAGACCTAAGTGTTTgagaaaaaagagagtgagatgGCCAGTCTTACAAATAGTGTCTCCCTACCCAAGTTGACAAAGGCTGTCAATTATGACAATTGGAGTCTCAAAATGAAGGCCCTTCTTGGATCCCAAGAAAATTGGGAGGTGGTTGAAGATGGTTTCGATGAACCAGCCAACACTACAGGTTGGTCAAATGCCCAGTTGAAAGTGCTGAAAGACGCACGTGTGAAGGACAAGGCAGCTTTGTACATCCTGTACCAAGCTGTGGACGAGTCTGGCTTTGAGAAGATTGCAAGTGCaaaatcttcaaaagaagcgTGGGACATATTGGAGAAGGCGTATAAGGGAGATGACCGAGTGAAGCAGGTGCGATTTCAAACACTTAGAGGCGAATTTGGAGAGCATGAAGATGAAAGAGACAGAAGGAGTAGCCGAGTACATTACTCGGGTTGAAACTGTGGCGAATAAACTTAGTAGAAATGGAGAGACGTTGCCTGCTAGCCGAGTTGTGGAGAAGATCTTGAGGTCTCTAACGGATGACTTTGAGAACGTGGTGTGCGCGATTGAAGAGTCCAAGGACTTGTCAATGCTCACGGTTGAAGAGCTTGCCGGGTCCCTTGAGGCGCATGAGCAacgaaagaagaagaaaaggttgaGCCACTTAATCAATTACTCCAAACAAAGATGTCAATTAAAGATGAGAAAGCTCAGAACACTCAAGGTAGAGGACGATATCGAGGAGGTATAAGAAGCGGTCCTAGTGGTAGAAGCCGAGgacaagaagagaaagaacaatcTGGTCAACAAAATTGGCACGGAAGAGGACGAGGTCCATGGAGAGGAGGTCAATCAAGCAACTCAAATGTTGAGTGCTTCAAGTGTGGCAAGTATGGTCATTATGCAAAGGACTGTTACTCAGGCAAGTGTTTCAATTGTGGTAAATCTGGACATTTTGCCAAAGATTGTAGATCTGAAAGTAGAAAGGAAGAGACGATCAACCTCACaaaagatgttgaagaagaagcGACATTGTTGATGATGGCGCGTAGCTCGGGAGTCGAGCATAAGCAAGTGGTGAACTCGGCAAGAAGACCGAGTAGCATGGAGAATTCAGCAAAAAGGCTGAGTATAGTCGATAACTCGACAAGACAGTCGAGTAGCGTGGATAGGTCAACAAGACAACCGAGTAGGTTGCATAGGCTGGTGAGACATGTAGATAGCCCAAACAGGGTGGTAGAGTGTGTAGATACCCCAGACAACATGGTGGAGCATGAGACCAACTCGGTTAACTTGATGGAACGCCTACAGAGCTCAGATAAGTTGGTGGAGCAAGTGGATTACTCAGATAGCTCGGTGGAGCATGTGAAAAGCTTGAGTAGCTCagaatttgaagaagaaaagcttCTAATCCAAAGGTTAGAGATTGCAAAAGGAGACTTGCAACATAGTTTTGAAAAGGAGGTTAGAGACAATTTAATTCTACAAGCAAGCTTAGAAAGAAGGAAACAGGCTTTGCAAAAGCGGCACTTGGAATTTGAAGAAGATGTTTCAAGTTTGCAAGAACAGTTACAAATTGAGAAGGATCTGAGAACTGCACTGGAAGTGCAAGATGAGAAGTGGCGACTTGAAATGGATGAGGAGATTAAGGAGATTGAGCACAACAATACGAGGGTGTGGTATGATCTTTCAAAAGGAAATCGACCTATTGATAAGAACTCAGTTAACGACAAGTCAGCCACAAAGACAAAGAACCCAATGAGTAACAAGTCAGTCAAAGAGAAGAACAAGTTTGCCAGTAAGGATGCAAAAACTGAGAGAGCAGAGAACAAGTTAGTCACAGGGAAAGCGAAGTACAAGTTGACCATAGATAAAGTGAAAGGGAAGTCAGTCATGAAGAAAGCGAAGAACTTAACTATTCAAGAAAGGGACAATTACAATGTGAGAAGAGTTATTGCACGTTGGAAGCCGtgatgaagaataaaggaaTAAAGATGGAAAATAATAGAAGCATTTAAGTTTAAAGGGGAGttttgttgggtttttaataaacttaaatgtattaaccACTATAGGTAACTAGCCGTTGTAAGAAACTAGCCGTTGTGAGTGGTTAATGCACTAACCGTTGGAGTCTAGGTAGTTAATGAGTTAGCCGTTTATAACcgtttataattgtttatagcCGTTGAGAGTATAATGATGAGGAAATGTAGgtctataaatataatgtattgtaagaacaacaacaacaacaagaggtgaataaagttttttcacaGAATCATTTGAGTTGTTGTCTAACAAAGTGCTAACAATATATACTCTAAACGTTCAGCTGTAGTTACATCTTTAGTATACACATTTTGCTGGTGTACGGTTATAAAATATTTCCCAGTGAAATACCACAGTGCATATTGCCTTTTTTGTGACTTACGGTTTATGCTTTTAGGTTTGAGAAGTTGCTGCCAGTATGGTTGATTTGAATTCAAGGTGCCAACAATCCACAAAAATTGCTTGTGAGAATTTTGTGGGTTGTGAAGCTTTCTAAGCCTGGTAGGTATCTGGCATCTGCATCTCCATTTTTTGGCCTCGTAGCCTATTAGGGATATACTTATCTGTCTGAGAAGATCAGAAATTAGTTTTAGCTTTTCTATAATCTCATAGTACAGCGTGGTTCTTATTGTGATAATCTGTTCAACTCTATTTCTGCCATGTCAAAGTTCTTATTTAAAAAACGTGCCATATATTCATGTTATAAAATTGTGACATCCAATTAGGAATATTATACTCTGtattccaaaataaataatcttttaaGATTATGACAGGCTGGTTTAGAAATACTCAACTAATACAAATTCAATACAAAAAATACTCTCAATTTTTCAACTACACTTgtgtcatttttaaatattgattactCTTGATTATACTTAGGGATATTGTTGGGGAAATTACtgaacaaaactaaaatataattctggaagaaaaacaaaagggtaaaaaaagACTATTATTTTGCAATGAAGAGAGTATTGAATAGGTGAGCTCATGGAAAGTGATGGAATAATTTTACTATACAGTTCATGGACACCATTTTTGATCACGTAGAATTTGGAAAGAAAGACATGTCACAATTTCAGGTTCATGATTATAGATAAGCCCTCTTTTGCATACTTAATCTCATATAAATCTGCATAATGAATAATGGAATGAAAATAGAAACTGTAGTATTGTCCACCATCTTTTTCAATGGGCTGCTTCTGGAACAAGTGTCTTGAATTTTGTTGTGCCCATTTAGCTGTTCCTGCAACTAGAAATCAAAGCTGAATTCTAGGTGCCCTAGGTTCTAGGCAATGCTTCAACTGTATGATAAAGCATTTccataaatttagttatttcttAAATCGTGAAAAGAACTAAAATGTCGAGAAATAACTGCAAATGTAAGTGAGATAAATACAGTCACGGATCTCATTTATCCATTGCCACATTGGCTTTTTCTTTACAGGCATTGAccttttccttgtttttgttatttttctgaGAAGTTACTTTTCTTTTGTCATTTAACATCACTTTATGCATTTCATTTTGTACTTCATCGATTTGATTTAAGCAAATGAAAGCAGGCATGAAAATAATCCCTGATCTGCAAAGGATGATAGTATGTTGATATTGAACAAAATATATGTTCACCTTTCAAGATATGTTGTGAActtgttaaataaatattgtgtagagaAGGATTTTTCCTGTTCATGAACACTGCtccaaaatttatattatgtacTATATAGAGTGATAAGGAAATATTAGTTCTTGATGTGTGTGGACATGTGTTTTAATCTCTTTTGTTCTCCAACACATCAAATATATAGTCACTTGCAACAGTAAAACGGAAACAGATAAatcgaaatattttatttagatttaaatatctttttggtcctcaatttcgtagtatttgttgcgaatgatcctcattttgacagaatgtttaaaatggtcctcatttttactgtatgtttaaaatggtcctcattttcgcaattcttgttttatttggtccttttctgtaacacCGTTTAAttcattaacggaacattgtacaggtggcaccgTTTGTATTAGGATATGTTACGTGTATTGTACAGGTGTGGTAATTAAcgttaatcttttaatttaagggaaattttgcaattaagaaaatttcttcatcttcgtctttcttaaGCTTGGATTTGCAGAGTAAGTCTAATACTCACTTACCCAGAAAACCCTAAACTCAATGATGAAATGGAAAGTATTAGTTGTttcctctgcaaatccgagctcaaAAAAGACGAAAAAATTTTCCTAATTGCAAAGCTTCCCCTAAATTGAAAGATTAACGTTAATGACCacacagtacacgtaacacaccctaatacaaaccgtgtcacatgtacaatgctctgttaatgatttaaacggcgttacagaaaaggaccaaataaaacacgaattgcgaaaatgaggaccattttaaacattcagtaaaaatgatgaccattttaaacattctgtcaaaatgagtaTCATTCGTAACAAACACTAAGAAAATTAGGACAAAAATGgtatttaatccttttatttattGGATGTATGACAGGACCTTTTAACGTTATGAAATAGAATATTAAAGAATACACATTAGTGCAGCCTACTTCACAGTATGACACACTACTCAATTAAAAATGGAAATTCTCCCAATCGTTCGTTTCTATACTATCCTATCCTAAGCTTGACTGTGGCAAACCTTTCTTCTTCACCGTTCAGTTCACGCCATCCACAAGCTTTCTTTTTTTGGGGAAATGACAGGTTGCCactcataaaataataacatccacttaataactattttaataatataataatatctgTTGGTATTTCAagttaaagaaatatatatgattaaaatgttaatattcTGGTTTGTTAAATGGTTGTGTTATACTTTATACTTGTCAAGATATCACCACTCCTTTGGAAATTCAAAAGTAAAGGCTACGTAAAGCAAAACCAACCCACCACACTCAAAATCATAAGATAATTAGTACAAAACCGAGCCTCCCCACATTCCTTACAGTCTAAACACCATGGCCAAACTAATAGAAAACGAAATATCACACTATTCTAAGTTAACTAGAGATTACAGTACCAGTATGTAGAAATGTAACTGTTAAAAACTTCAAAGGAGTGATTTGTTTACCTATAGCAACTCCACTTTAGTTGTTTTACCTATAATAAGAAAATCTCTCAATTTTCCTTCTTCCGTAGGATTTTATTTCCAATTTTTAACGGAACTTAGTTTGACTTACGTATaatgttgaaagggggagctacttcaactcatatgaaaatggttttgatgatgtccaaggtTACACTTCATGTGTATCACCAGTTTAGAATTAGTCTTGTTTTAGTTAGGCTGTGCATTAGGCTGTTTGTATGAAATTATCAGATGTAAATCAAGCCTgcattaagttgtaattaatcATCACACTCTTGCTTGTGCAATCATAAATTGATTAGTTGTTTAACTAATGAATTAGCTGTGAGTACTGCACTAAGacagtgaaaatacactcacgataatcgattaggtaaattcctaatccattaatgacagtagagaactctgtataaaagctattttttgaaatttgttttagttAGAGAGAAAATTTACAGATCACTAAAATTCATTATGAGAAACAGCCCTCTGAGAGACACAAAGTTCTTGAGCATTCTggaagatcattcaagtgaagattcaaggagattgatggttgattctaccttaatgggtctagcttgaatctaggagcaaattgacaaatttgcacaacataggtgtattcgtttcttgtttattttgattgtatctctgattacagttgctccattgtgtgaagtgtaggcctaggtgcaattgcgtggatgtattgctcctaggggaagttcttgattggtagatcaagttcttgggttttaggttctagaattatatagatgttcttgtaattcttggatcctaattgtattagtggaatcctcctaagtgggtttacttaggagaagactagacgtagattctttttgaatcgaactagtataaattgttgtgtcttgatttttctcttttcttaccATCTTTCTTAATTGtcttaaacagtccattaacacagaactacgaaattgattaattgagttgtaaaacttaaaaattcTTTCAAGATTCAACTTAAACAAGTGAAAGactcattaatcaattcagattcCTTTCTAGGTTAAGCTATTAGGCAGAtctttttttaacatataaacaCTTGAGCTGAAAATTTTAAGCCATATAATAACGCATACACGAAATTGATTCACCGGTCAGCATAAAAGCGTTAAATTCCTAAACCTCTTCAACCTGAAACCTTCATTGTTTCCAAACCCAAAGACTAAGTAATTGACCATGCTGAACAAGTAATTGACcaatataagataaaaacataGGTTTAACTGAAAGCTGAGTAAGAAGTAACTGCATCAATACCAAGACGGAACTGGTACACATGACAAGAGAGACTGAATGTGCTATCTCTTTCCAAAACATGCAAGAAAACTAGTAACATCCATTTTCATTCATTCAAGTAAGGTAATTTATGAACTCTGCAGCAGTAGCAATTGCTGCCCCCGTAATGGCATCTATCGCAATCTTGTCTTTCTTGTTGTTACTGACTGCAGATACCACCGCCCCAGTTACTGCACCCCCAATCATGGCATTCTTCTGCAGTACATCCAATCCAAGTCCAAGCAACCAACAAAAAATGCGTCAGTAAGAAttcaagtaaaaaataaaattgcaattgAACAATGGAGCACATCTAAATCAAAAAGTTAAAATCCCTTTGACTTCCAATTTtcacaaattcatttttttaattattatatctaaTTATGAACTAAATTAACTTTTGGaaaacttttgtaaataaacTTATGGTGAAGGCTACCGTGCATCTTTATAGATCGTCTACAGTGTATCAGTATTATTGACCATTACATCATTTAAAATCTTAGCACATATCCTACTTCTCCCACATTAGATCGTGTCTTACTACTTCTTCACCAGCCACTTCCATTCTCAACACTTCTTTCGACCACCATTTGCTACCAGAAGCAATTTCTGGTGGCAGCAATTCTTCCCTTTTCTCCTACTAAGTTATCGCTTGGAATTTAAGTGATCTGTGTTCATCCAATGGATTATTCTCCACCTTCAATGGCAATGTCTACTGTTTCCTTATGGTGCCACCACAGTCTTGTATTTTGTCGCTGTTTACTATTTGCAGCCAGCCACAACCAATGTAACAATTTAATCAATCGTACAAGAAACCCAAAAATTGGAAAGTcagaataaagaatatattgTGAGAGAAGAGAAGGGGTTGAAAAGAGATCAGGATGGTAAGTGCAAAGTGTCGAAAGAGAAGTTGGTTGCATAGTTGTGGCTGATGGATTTTCTGAAGAAGAGGATGGGTTTGGGTTCAATGGGGGAGAAGGAAGAAGTCAGAAAAAGTGAGTTGAAAAGTTTTCTGGTTGTGAGGGAGAGAAAGGGAAAGGGGAGAGTTTCAGTGCGGGTGGTATAGGATGCAAAGAAGAAGATCAGATGAATCTAATGATAGATATAATTGGTTCATCATAAACCACATAAAGAGCTTGTCCCGGGTACTCTTTACCACAACTTAATTATAAGTTAGTTTTAACTTTCCCATAAAAATCTTAGCTAAACAGAATCTCTATATATTATAAATCTAATACAATACCCAGTGTAACTCCTAGCAGGGGGTCTAAAATCTTAACAAGTCTATTTAAACTGTGAAATTAGACTACTGTAAAAAAATATGGATAGTTGGACAAATGGTGTGGAGAGAATTACCCAGTCTCTAGTGCCACGGATTCTCTCTACCCCATATTCGGTTCCAACATAAAGGCCAGCTACAGTTCCTGTAAGCATAAAAAGAAGTACACCAAATGGAGcaattgctttttcaaaatgaatattCCCAATTACATAGACCTTGCAATCCAAGTCTTACCCCAATATACACCTTCTTTACACATCTTCTTCAACTGCAATAAAACATCGAACACCTCAGTGAGCAAGAAATTGAAAATGTGCATTGAATAGGTTTCCCAGGTACCCTTTGGGAGGTCACCCCAGTTATCATTTTCCGTCGTCCTAGCATTATACTCTTAAAAAAGATGCACAGGATTGATAGCACGATTGAAAGGTTAGGAGAAAGAGAATCCAATCGTCGGTTATGTTAAAAAGTGACAAGACAACAGTATACTGATTTACACAGTGAAATTGGACTGAATCTCTACACACTTGAAAACatcaatttcacaaaaaaagAACTGATAGCGAATCACTGCGTTAAATTGTGAACTTACCGTTTTCTCAAAATCATGACTCGAGATATTCCCTGGAACAGACATGTTGAATTAGTCTGACAAAGGCCTTCACAGACGAAATAGcaataataattcaaaactAAAGAAGTAGGAACACTGAAGCGATACCACGGAAGAAGCAAAGCAAAGCAAAATACGAAATTGCCATAGAACCTAGTTTATACCCGTAAACCAAATTCAACAAGGAAAAAACTGAAACGTGATTTAATAGATATCAAAGAAAAAGTTACCTATTCAGACTCCGGAAGAAAAGGGATGATGATGAGTGATGAATTTATGAAATGCTTACTTACTCTTTTGGATAATATGATAGGTATCTTCGGCACCTGCGCGCGTGGCTGCGATCTGgagtacaaaataaataaatagtaaaaataattaattaagtaatttagaaaagaaagagaaaagggtGAGAAAATTACGGTTCCGATCCTGAGGAAAGCATCAACTGTGAGATTGAGAAATGGATTTCCCATGTCAACGGCTACTTCAACCCTAGGAGGCCCTGAAACTCTCACCCATGCCATCTTTCACTCTCTTCTTAGATTCTCTTCGTTTTGTTTTGGCCTTCATTCATTCAATTCACATGCATAGCCAGAAGAACACACATAGTCTTCAGATTCACCACCTGTCACTTCATTAGCTCCTACCCGAATATCCTTGTCATCTCAatcttttttgttcttttcaacTCTTTTATTGAATCAACGGAAGAAAAGTGACCGAGAAAAAAAGCGAGGATCTTTACGTGCAACAGCAACAAATTTACTACTTATTCAAAccgttaacaaaaaaaaaaactaatttagccTACAAAAATTAAACATCTTAAATCAAACATCTTAAGATTAGTTTTCGTGATTTCTAAGGTTAATTGAATTCTAATTTTTCAATATTAGAGTCTGGAAAACAGTTTTCTATGTTTAGTATT
This region of Vigna unguiculata cultivar IT97K-499-35 chromosome 5, ASM411807v1, whole genome shotgun sequence genomic DNA includes:
- the LOC114184201 gene encoding outer envelope pore protein 16, chloroplastic; amino-acid sequence: MAWVRVSGPPRVEVAVDMGNPFLNLTVDAFLRIGTIAATRAGAEDTYHIIQKRNISSHDFEKTLKKMCKEGVYWGTVAGLYVGTEYGVERIRGTRDWKNAMIGGAVTGAVVSAVSNNKKDKIAIDAITGAAIATAAEFINYLT